The window AAACTGTTAACATCTACAATAGCTTTATACTCTTTATTTTTTATAAAAACTTTTGTGGTAATAGTTTTAATACTTTGAAAATATTTATATACTCTGACTCTATTTTTCTCAGAGATTAGAAAATCTTTATGTAAGAAATAATTCATGAAACACTCCTAAAATTTTATTAGCAATATTAAAATGCTATCCTAAATTATAATATAAAATTTTAAAAAAACCAAGAAAAAAATTTGACAAAAGAAAAAGTATAAAGTATATAAAGTTATTGAAACTAATAACAAGGAGGGGTTTTATGAAAAAAGTTATTTTAGGGTTATCGTTGGCAACTTTAATGCTAACAGGATGTACGGGGAATACAGTTAAAACTGGAGGAAACCAAGATATAGCTTGGAAGTATATAAAGGATCTACCAGTTCCAAAGGGGTATGAAGTACAAAAAGGTGTAGCAGGACCATTAGCAGGAAGCATAGGTGACTATGTAGTTGTAGCAGGAGGAGCTAACTTCCCACACAAATCAGTATTAGAGGGTGGACCAAAGGTAGTGTATTCAGATCTATATTTAATGAAAAAGGTTGGAAGTGGTTTAGAGTTAGTTAAACATACTCAATTACCAAAAGAGATAGGTTATGGAACAGCTATTTCAACAGATAAGGGAATCTACTATGTTGGAGGAACATATCAAACTGGAGTATCAAATGAGATACTATTTATAACTTTAAATGCTGACAAAACAGATGTTGTTGTAAAAACAATAGGAAAATTACCATTTGAATATCACAGTGGAGTAGCAGCACTACGTGGAGATGACATCTACATTGTAACTGGAAAACAGGATAATAAAAATAGTAAGAATTTTTATAAATATAATTTAACAACTGGAAAAACAACAGCTTTAAAAATGTTCCCGGGAACAGAAAGAAGTCAGTCAGTTGGACAGATCTTAAATAATGGAACAGAGGACCTTTTATATGTATTTGGAGGGGGAACTGGAGTTGCCTTTACAGATGGATATGCATATAATTTTGCTAAAGACACTTGGGTAAAAGCAAAAGATGTAGAGGTAAAAGGAAAAGAGATCTCTCTTTTAGGAGCTAGCTCTGTAAAATTGAATAACAATGAGATGTTAGTAATTGGTGGATTTAATAAAGAGGTTTGGGATGATGCAAACCTTAAGTTAGGTTCTTTAAAAGGAAAAGAGTTAGAGCAGTATAGACATGATTATTTCACAAAAGATCCTCAAGATTTTAACTGGAATAAGGATATGTTAGTATATGATGCAAAAAATAACACTTGGAAATCAATAGGTCAAGTTCCATTTATGGCTCCTTGTGGAGAGGGACTAGTAAAAGTTGGAGATACAATTTTCTCAATAAATGGAGAGATTAAACCAGGAGTTAGAAGTGAGCGAATATATCAAGGAACTTTAGTTAAATAATAATAAAAAAAGATCATATTATGAACATAAGTTAACCGCTTAAAACTTCGACAAACTGGGAGTTTTAAGATATAATTCAATTACTGAACTTTTAATGCTCATCAATTTTCTCTCAAATTGATGAAAAAATTTTCTAATTTAAAATAAGCAGGTACATTCCCAGTACCTGTTTATTTATTTTTTGCATTTTTTTTGAAAAAATAAAAATATTTATTAACAAAAAACAGGAAAAAAGAACGGAGAATGGTAGAAAGATATTAACGAAATGAATGGGAGGGGAGATTATGATTGGTGGGCTTTTTAAAAGTAAAAAAGTTATTGCAGCTGAAAAGGATAAAAGAATAATGGAGAATGAGATAAAAAGATTATCACTAGAGATTGTGAGAAAAGATGGTTTTTTAAAATGTAAAAATGATCTATTTATCTCTAAAGAGAAAGCTGGAAAAAATGTTTATGACTGGGAAAAAATGGGAGATGAACTTAAAAAGTACCACGAGGAAAATCAAGCCTTAAAAAAAGAGCTAGAAAAGATAGATAAAATATTATCAATAGAGACTTTAGATAATAACTATTTAATAAAAATAGAAAGATTCATACCTGAAATTAGATTTTCTAATGCTCTAGAAAGTTTAAAAGAGAGCGGAATAATATATGTTCAATGTTTAAATGACTATGTTATAGAAAAATTAGTTGTAGATGTGAAATTAAGAGCAGAGATTATAAAAAGATATAATAACTTCTTAGATGGGGTTATGCCTTGGGATTTAAAAACAAACCTTTTAAAAGGGGAAAAAATAACAAAGATCTATTCAAAATATAGAAAAGTGGTAAATGTTTTAAGTGAAAGATCTATATCTTATATGGATGAGTTAAATTATAATGTTTTAGAGAGTTTTATAGACTATGGATACAATGAAGATGATATAAAAATCCTAAAAGATATATATGATGACTATAGAAAAAAATACCTTATAAGATAAAAATAAAATTACAAAGTTATAAAAAAGCACAGGAGTAATTTCTTGTGCTTTTTTATTCTTTATCACTATAAGTACTAAGGTATTCAAGTATCTTTCTACGAATTCTTTGTATAGTATTGTCTATCTTTTTAGGAGATTCATCTAAAATATTTGCAATCTCTATGTATGTATATTGTTTACAAAGCCAGTGAAAAACATTTTTTTCTAGTTGAGAAAAATTTTCTGTAATATAAAGTTTCAGAAGAGCTGCTAACTCTTTGCCTAAAAGTATATTCTCAGGAGAAGAAAATGGAGTGTTTAAAGATTTATAACTAGTTTTTTCCTGATGTTCACAGTAACCTTGACTGGCCATAGAGTCATTTAAAACTCGATGCTTATCAACATTATGCTTTTTAATAGTTGAGATTATATGTCTTCTTATGCAAAGACTAGCAAAGGTTGAAAAACAAGCATCTTTAGTTTCATCAAAGTTTTTTATAGCTTTAAAAAGACCAATGTATCCCTCTTGAAGCAGATCGTGATGATCAGCACCTTTTAAAAATAAAAATTTAGTATTTTTGTAAACTAATGCATGATATTGTTCAATAATTTTTTCAATAGCTTCTTCATTCCCTTGTTGCGCTTGAGTTAATACACGATTATCAATCATATTTTACCTCCTTTAATAAGCTTAACAACTGTTTGAAAAAGTATAGCATAAGTACTTTTTTTAAGCAATAGATCAATTTTTATTTTTTTTAGTAAAAAAAAAGCAGATATGAAAATCTGCTTTTTAATATAAAATTATTCGCCAGTTGTTTTGCAATAAACATCAAGTTTGTTATATGGAATCTCAATTCCCTCTTGATCAAATCTCTTTTTAACAAGTTCTTGTAGATCGAAGAAAACATCCCAATAAGTCTCTTTTTTAGTCCAAACTCTCATTGTAAAATCAAGTGAGCTTGAATTATGCTTGCTAAGTCTTACAAAGATATCTTTATCTTGAAGAATTAAAGCATGGTTTTTAGCGATATCAGTTAAAAGCTCTTTAACTTTATCAATAGATGTGTCATATGAAACAGAGAATACACAGTCTACTCTTCTTTCATCATTAGCCCCAGCATTAACAATAACTTCACCAGAAAGTTTACCGTTAGGTACAACAACAAACTTGTTATCTACAGTGTGTAAAACAGTGTAAAGGAAAGTTATTCTTTGAACAGTTCCTTCAACGCTACAAGTTATAATATAGTCTCCCTTAGTAAAATATCTAGAAGCAAGTATTTGCATACCACCAGCAAGGTCAGATAAACTTCCTTTTAAGGCAAGTCCAATACCGATACCAATAGATCCAAGAAGTGCTAAGATAGATGTCATTTCAATGCCAAGTATCTGAATTATATTTAAAGCATAAAATATAATTATTAAAATATTTAAAAAAGACTGTAAAAAATGTACTAAAAGTTCGTCAAGTTTTTTTAGTGATAAAAACTTATTAAAAGCTTTCATAACAAAACCTTGAACAGGTCTATAAGTGATCCATAAAACTCCTAAAAAAATCATTTTTTTAATGAATATAGGTGCTGATTTTGCAAGAGCAGCAGTAAACTCATTAATAAAAGTTGATAATGTTTGTTCCATTAAATTATTCCTCCTAAAAATTAAACTCCAAGATAAATTATAAAAGATTTTGAAGAATAAGTCAAAGGAAATTTATACTATTAAAATAGAAATTAAATACTTTTCCATTGTAAAGAAATTTCAAAAGAGTAAAAAAAGAGTAAAAAAAGGAAACTGGAATTTTTTGCACTTAAAATGTTGCAAGTTTTTCATATTTATTTTTTTTATAAGTATTGTTAGTATATTCATGTTGGGGGTGATTAATTTGAATTGTACAAATATAAATATTTTAAATTTATTATATCGTGGAAAATTTTCACAAAGTGATTTAGCTTTATATTTAGATATAGATGATAAATCTATAAGTAAAAATATTCTTCAGCTTAATGTTGAACTAGAGGATTTGGGGTTAAATAAAGTAGAATTAAAAAAAGGGAGATACTATTTAAATTTAACAAAGGATAAATGGAGGGCTCTTTTAGGAAGCAAAGAGTCTATGAGTCCAGAGGATATAGTTGATTATTTATATATAAAATTTATCTATAAAGGATTTATAAATTTAGAACAAGAGAAAAGTGAGTTTCAATTATCAAGAAGTACTATAAGTAGATATTTTACCAATGTAAAAAATATATTAAATGAAAATAAAAGTATCTATAAAGTTGAAGTATCTAAAGGAATGAAGTTGTTAGAACTTTCAGAAGAGGATAAAAGAATATTCTGTAAAAAACTTATTAAAGTTATAGTTAAATTAGATTTTTGTTTAACCTCTTCAGTAGTTTATAAAGAGTTATTTAAAAATTTTAAAGTAGATGATATTTTACACAGGTTATATAATATATTTGTTTTGGAAAAAATTCATATAACGAAGCTTATAATGGCATTTTCTTTAGTGTTAAAAATTTGTGTAGACAAATTTGGAGGGTTTAGTTTTTGTCAAAAAATTGATGATGATATCTTAAAAAATAGAGTGGAAAGGGAATTAAGTGAGTGCTCTAAAGAGTATAAAAATCAGCTGAGTTTATTTTTAATAAATCTAAAGAATAATCATAGTTTTTTAGAAGAAAAAATTATAGAAAAAGCCAAGCTTTTTACAAGAGAGTTAAAAAAAGAGCTAAAAGTAGAGACTATTGAAAGTGAAGTTGAGCAACTTTTAAGAAGAAAAATAGATATATCTATTTTTAAATATGAGAATAAGATTTTAAATGTATGCTCTTATAAGCTTACAGTAGAGGATGAAAAAATACTTAGTTTAGTAAGAAGAGTTTTAAAAAAAATAGATTTAGATATCTATTTTTATGACAAGATAACTATTGTAAATGTAATAAAAAAGATTTTAATTGAAAGTAATAAAAGAAAAATAAATAAAATATTGTTACTTTTTAATGAGACTATTTTGCCAAATGACACATACTTAATAGCTAATTTAAAAAAGCAGATCTCTCATATAAAGGTGGATATAAAATCAATTTTTTATTTGCAATTAAACTATGAAGAGTGCTGTAAAAAGTATGATTTAGTAGTGAGTGATGAGGATATGAAAGAGAGCGTTGTTCAAAAGATATCAACATTTAGCTATTTAAAAATATTAGAAAAAATAGAGGAGATCTCTTTAAAAAAAGCCATATTTAAACTAAATATTATCTAGATATTATAGTAGGAGTTTGTAAAATACAAACTCCTTTTTTATACTACGAAATTGAAAAATTATTCTTAAAAACTAATCACAAAGGGATAAGGGAAACAATGTTGAAATTTTATCAATCTTGTCCAGGTTTTAAAAGAAGATGAATATTAGAAAATCTTTTTAACGAGTTATTATCTTTTTTTATAAATTCCCATGTTTCTGAATAACTACCTTTTACAGCAAACTCTTCACTTGTAATAAAATCTTTGAACTCATCAAAATTATCTTCATACTGATCATTAAACTTTTCTGCAAGAATTCTTTTTTGATTATCTGGAACATCAATTAAATTATGAAGAACATGCTCTTGATTACATGAAAAATAATAAAGAGAATAGTCTAAAGAAACATTAATCTTATTAAGGCAAGATAGAACGTTTAAATTTTTAGACTTTCTTTCATTACGTTCTACTACTTTTTCTATATGTGGAGCTAGTATATAAGTTTCAGTATATTTAAAGTCTTGTGTTTTAGACGATTTTTTTATTGCATCTTCGCTAATATATGCACCATCCATATCTACTATATGTATAACTTTTAAAATGTCCTCTCTATCTAAAGAAGACCTAGACATCTCTGATTTTATAAGTTCTGCAACTTTTGCCTTTATATTATTATTGCTACTATATCTATCACTTGTTATATCGCTTCTAACAACTTTAAATCTGACCTCTTTACTCTTGTATAAATTTCTTAAACTACCTTCTAAAGCCATTTCATCACTGATACCCTCTACTATTACTATTACAACTTTTTTTCTAGCCATTACTTATCACTTCCGGCTTTTTTAAAAGCTTTTTTTATTTCATAGCTATCAGTTTCATTATATAACTCATCCTTTTTATCACTACTTCCGAGCATTACATTTTTCATATATACATTTCTGATATTGTTTGTAACTTTTATATTTGAAAGTTTTGTATAATTATTTTCTTTATCAGTTGTTGTAAAAACTAAGTTATCTTTATTAAGTACTTCTAAAGGTCTTAAATTATGAGAAGTGAAAATAAGCTGACCTTTTCCATACTTAGAAACAATTTCCAATATTTCACCTAAAAGATACTCAAATATTCCAGCATCTAGCTCATCAACTACCAAACAATAATCAGAATTATTATAAACAACAGTAAATGAACTTAGTATTGAAATTATTTTTTTTATTCCATCAGACTCATATCTTAATGGGATTTCTATATCTCCATTTTTAGAAAACAATTGAAATTTTACCATCTGTGATGATTTTTCATTAAATGACCTAGAAAGTTCTTTAGTAGTAACTGTTAATCCAGGGATTATTTTACTTAAAACTATATTCATTTGCTCTAAAACATTTTGAATGAGATTGTACTCATCTACTTGAACTTCATTAGGTTGATTTAAATAGAGTCCTATCTTTCCATGAGATACTTTGTCATTATTGCTATGTCTAAAACTTAATGGAATTAAAAAGTTTGCATTAATAACTCCTGAATCTCTATTTTCTACAACAGTTAAATTCATAGCTCCATAATATCTCATTGCTTCTAAAACATCAGTTAATTCTTTAAAATTATCTTTTGGTAGTTTATCTAAAAAAACTTTTGAGAAAATTAAACTCCTTCTTTCACTTTGTAATCTACTTTCTAGAACTCTAAATTCTACTCTTGCATCTTCATCAGAAATAAGATAATCTTTTAAATTTTTAGGTGAAATTTCCTTTGTACTGAAAAAAGCTCCTAATACTTTGTATCTTTTACCTTTTTCTCTAGGTAAATCTAAAGAATAAATCTCTTCATCTATTACTCTAAAATCATGTTTTAATACATCACTATCATCATCTTTTACAGTTGATTTTTCTAAAGTAACTTTATATTTTATTGAGCTTAATTTATCTTTAATAAATGCATAAAACTTATATTCTAAGTTTGCACTTCCAGCATCTGCTGATATTAAGTTTATTGTATCTTTAGGTAACTTTTCTCCTGAAATCAAAATTTTTAGTATATTTAAAGATTCAACCACTGCTGTCTTTCCAGAACCATTTTGTCCATAAATACCTATTATATCGGATTGTTTAACATATCCACTTTCATCTATCGATTGAGGCAATTCAATAGATCCATTTTTTACATTTTTTATATTTTTTATGCTTATAGATTTTAATCTAGTAACTGATTTCATACTACACTTCCTTTCTTAAAAATGAAATTTGGAATAAAATATTCTTTTTTCTATTTTAAGCTTTTTTTTAAAAAATTGCAAACTAAAAAAGAGAAATTTTACTTTCTCTTTTAAATAGCACTTTCTAGGATTTAATT of the Cetobacterium sp. NK01 genome contains:
- a CDS encoding cyclically-permuted mutarotase family protein translates to MKKVILGLSLATLMLTGCTGNTVKTGGNQDIAWKYIKDLPVPKGYEVQKGVAGPLAGSIGDYVVVAGGANFPHKSVLEGGPKVVYSDLYLMKKVGSGLELVKHTQLPKEIGYGTAISTDKGIYYVGGTYQTGVSNEILFITLNADKTDVVVKTIGKLPFEYHSGVAALRGDDIYIVTGKQDNKNSKNFYKYNLTTGKTTALKMFPGTERSQSVGQILNNGTEDLLYVFGGGTGVAFTDGYAYNFAKDTWVKAKDVEVKGKEISLLGASSVKLNNNEMLVIGGFNKEVWDDANLKLGSLKGKELEQYRHDYFTKDPQDFNWNKDMLVYDAKNNTWKSIGQVPFMAPCGEGLVKVGDTIFSINGEIKPGVRSERIYQGTLVK
- a CDS encoding sigma-70 family RNA polymerase sigma factor, which encodes MIDNRVLTQAQQGNEEAIEKIIEQYHALVYKNTKFLFLKGADHHDLLQEGYIGLFKAIKNFDETKDACFSTFASLCIRRHIISTIKKHNVDKHRVLNDSMASQGYCEHQEKTSYKSLNTPFSSPENILLGKELAALLKLYITENFSQLEKNVFHWLCKQYTYIEIANILDESPKKIDNTIQRIRRKILEYLSTYSDKE
- a CDS encoding mechanosensitive ion channel family protein; protein product: MEQTLSTFINEFTAALAKSAPIFIKKMIFLGVLWITYRPVQGFVMKAFNKFLSLKKLDELLVHFLQSFLNILIIIFYALNIIQILGIEMTSILALLGSIGIGIGLALKGSLSDLAGGMQILASRYFTKGDYIITCSVEGTVQRITFLYTVLHTVDNKFVVVPNGKLSGEVIVNAGANDERRVDCVFSVSYDTSIDKVKELLTDIAKNHALILQDKDIFVRLSKHNSSSLDFTMRVWTKKETYWDVFFDLQELVKKRFDQEGIEIPYNKLDVYCKTTGE
- a CDS encoding AAA family ATPase, which produces MKSVTRLKSISIKNIKNVKNGSIELPQSIDESGYVKQSDIIGIYGQNGSGKTAVVESLNILKILISGEKLPKDTINLISADAGSANLEYKFYAFIKDKLSSIKYKVTLEKSTVKDDDSDVLKHDFRVIDEEIYSLDLPREKGKRYKVLGAFFSTKEISPKNLKDYLISDEDARVEFRVLESRLQSERRSLIFSKVFLDKLPKDNFKELTDVLEAMRYYGAMNLTVVENRDSGVINANFLIPLSFRHSNNDKVSHGKIGLYLNQPNEVQVDEYNLIQNVLEQMNIVLSKIIPGLTVTTKELSRSFNEKSSQMVKFQLFSKNGDIEIPLRYESDGIKKIISILSSFTVVYNNSDYCLVVDELDAGIFEYLLGEILEIVSKYGKGQLIFTSHNLRPLEVLNKDNLVFTTTDKENNYTKLSNIKVTNNIRNVYMKNVMLGSSDKKDELYNETDSYEIKKAFKKAGSDK